A window of Rhododendron vialii isolate Sample 1 chromosome 13a, ASM3025357v1 contains these coding sequences:
- the LOC131314346 gene encoding protein FAR1-RELATED SEQUENCE 5-like: MANSTAPREILNILKQKDPSNTTGIKSIYNTIFSNKAAKLDGLTPIQYVIRQLLKEHYLHQFLTNPDTNEITDIIWVHPMSLELSVNFPSVLIIDATYKTNEYRKPLLEVVGITSTWRTYSLMFAYLSNEREETLTWALDNLKNWMLQKGASMPLVFVSDRDLALMNAIETCFPTARHILCIWHINQCVMKNCSRVLGSEWKRFVKSWHSLINSSTPSSFEHKWQAMCDDFRQFPYVITYLWQTWLRSYKERFVSAWTDTCMHLGSNSSQRAESAHARLKLYLGDTMSSLQTSFDKIHKMLKNQFGEIKKSFEKSLNIPRHKQLRDDIFDQVRCRISLEAMEFIHDQLETALEVSPHIVGYCNCTIKITHGLPCMHDLAYYRSISTPIPLWSIHAHWTRLSMHATEFNEEGARSDRTSQVVEILDGMDPPMREHIIDRIIDMADPSRSTIRPPSYNTEHRGRPTGRDEQSTRRIPSFSEASTSGSRTATSRVRGRGRRGRGSGVRNTQFIVPSIIDPYIQRLPQAYQRYISHTVDVLGDGHCGFRAIAALIGYSENDWSRVREELIEEIQQNYYLYTEIYPVNDWAKHLLILLNWFEPTAPKDHWMEAMTLGVVIATRYNLVLHTFDEDVYGCFTHLPLRSPPVSVEYRREIAIARVNNDHFVQIFLEPNYPVPPIPIWWEEHSSDEAKGWAASYETRLLLWYEVMGISMPGAAFGGDID, encoded by the exons ATGGCCAACAGTACTGCGCCTCGTGAGATTcttaatattttgaagcaaaaagacCCGTCAAACACTACGGGAATCAAGAGCATTTATAACaccattttttcaaacaaagcaGCCAAACTGGACGGTTTAACTCCTATTCAGTATGTCATACGTCAATTACTTAAGGAACATTACCTCCATCAATTTCTTACAAATCCGGATACTaacgaaatcacagatattaTTTGGGTTCATCCTATGAGTCTAGAGCTATCTGTCAACTTTCCGTCTGTACTGATCATTGACGCCACGTACAAGACCAATGAGTATCGAAAACCACTATTGGAggttgtgggtatcacatccacatggCGAACTTACTCGCTTATGTTCGCTTATCTtagtaatgagagagaagagacattGACATGGGCATTGGATAACTTAAAAAACTGGATGCTTCAAAAGGGGGCGTCGATGCCATTGGTGTTTGTTTCAGATCGGGATTTAGCGCTTATGAACGCCATTGAAACATGTTTCCCTACGGCACGTCACATCTtgtgtatttggcacataaatcaGTGCGTCATGAAGAACTGCAGCCGTGTGCTTGGTTCGGAATGGAAGCGCTTCGTCAAGTCATGGCACTCGCTTATCAATTCATCTACACCTTCGTCTTTCGAACATAAGTGGCAAGCCATGTGCGACGATTTTCGCCAGTTTCCGTATGTCATAACTTACCTGTGGCAAACATGGTTAAGGTCGTACAAAGAGCGGTTTGTTTCAGCATGGACAGATACATGTATGCACCTCGgaagcaattcaagtcaaag GGCAGAGTCTGCACATGCGAGGCTAAAGCTATATTTAGGGGATACCATGTCATCACTacaaacatcttttgataaaatacataagatgttgaaaaatcagttcggGGAAATTAAGAAGTCGTTCGAGAAATCATTGAACATTCCACGCCACAAACAATTACGTGACGACATTTTTGATCAGGTAAGGTGTCGTatttcattagaggcaatggagTTCATACATGATCAGCTAGAAACCGCTTTAGAAGTATCCCCCCACATTGTTGGCTATTGCAACTGTACGATCAAAATCacacacggattgccatgcatgcacgatCTTGCATATTATCGTTCCATTTCCACTCCAATTCCGCTATGGAGTATCCACGCTCATTGGACTAGGTTGTCTATGCACGCAACCGAGTTTAATGAGGAGGGAGCACGATCTGACAGGACATCTCAGGTCGTTGAGATATTAGATGGGATGGATCCACCTATGCGAGAGCATATCATAGACAGGATTATCGATATGGCAGATCCATCTCGTAGCACAATTCGACCTCCATCGTACAACACAGAACATAGAGGTCGACCTACAGGTAGAGATGAGCAAAGTACACGTCGCATACCTTCTTTCTCAGAAGCATCCACTTCAGGATCAAGGACTGCAACATcgcgagtgagagggagagggagacgtgGGAGGGGTTCGGGGGTTCGCAACACTCAATTTATAGTTCCATCCATCATTGATCCCTACATTCAACGATTACCTCAGGCTTATCAGCGTTATATTTCCCACACTGTTGACGTGCTTGGTGATGGTCATTGTGGATTCAGGGCGATAGCTGCACTAATCGGGTATAGTGAAAATGATTGGAGTCGAGTACGAGAGGAGCTTATTGAAGAGAttcaacaaaattattatctatACACCGAGATTTATCCAGTAAATGATTGGGCAAAGCATCTACTAATTTTACTAAATTGGTTCGAGCCTACGGCACCAAAGGATCACTGGATGGAGGCTATGACTTTGGGAGTTGTCATCGCAACAAGGTACAACCTAgtactgcatacatttgatgaggatgtttacggttgttttactcatttgCCATTGAGGTCCCCTCCAGTTTCAGTCGAATACCGCCGGGAAATTGCTATTGCCCGTGTTAACAACGATCACTTCGTGCAAATTTTCTTAGAACCtaattaccctgtaccacccatcccAATATGGTGGGAGGAGCATTCATCGGATGAAGCTAAAGGATGGGCTGCCAGTTATGAAACACGTTTGCtattgtggtacgaagtaatgggTATAAGCATGCCGGGAGCAgcatttggaggagatattgattaa